In the Kaistella sp. 97-N-M2 genome, one interval contains:
- a CDS encoding peptidoglycan DD-metalloendopeptidase family protein: protein MTSLENILQSQSNVKVIDGNNDYQDYVAFDLSAQRTNQLDLNLTDAHQFEEFVEKHLADNKAKVAFGGYLEERNLYKRSENFNNTDTAERNIHIGLDLWIKAGTSVLSALDGKIHSFQNNEAVGDYGPTIILEHTVEDLTFYTLYGHLSLESLAGKAEGDAVNKGQKIAELGDAAVNGDYAPHLHFQIIQDLHDKKGDYPGVCSQQEMEYYHQNCPDPNILLKIK, encoded by the coding sequence ATGACATCATTAGAAAATATATTACAAAGCCAAAGCAACGTAAAAGTAATCGACGGTAATAACGATTACCAGGATTACGTCGCATTCGATCTCTCTGCACAGCGCACCAATCAGCTTGACTTAAATCTTACGGATGCTCATCAGTTCGAAGAATTTGTGGAAAAACACCTTGCCGACAATAAAGCAAAAGTAGCCTTTGGCGGTTATCTGGAGGAGCGGAACCTTTATAAGAGGAGCGAAAATTTCAACAATACAGATACGGCAGAACGCAATATTCATATTGGTCTGGATCTCTGGATCAAAGCCGGAACTTCCGTTTTGAGTGCATTAGACGGAAAAATTCACAGTTTCCAGAACAATGAGGCGGTTGGTGATTACGGACCAACCATCATTTTAGAACACACGGTTGAAGATCTGACTTTTTACACTTTGTACGGACATTTGAGTTTAGAAAGCTTAGCCGGGAAAGCAGAAGGTGATGCTGTAAACAAAGGCCAGAAGATCGCCGAACTGGGAGACGCAGCCGTTAACGGCGATTATGCGCCGCATTTGCATTTCCAGATTATCCAAGACCTTCACGATAAAAAAGGAGATTATCCCGGCGTCTGCAGCCAGCAGGAAATGGAGTATTACCATCAAAACTGTCCGGATCCTAACATACTTTTAAAAATAAAATAA
- the tpx gene encoding thiol peroxidase codes for MGGKPVQTYAQLPALNQQAPDFTLTDVDMKNQNLASYKGKYLILNIFPSVDTGVCSASVRHFNEDAANLPNTIVLCISKDLPFAQKRFCGAEGIKNVVMLSDFRSDFGKTYGVEITNSAMKGLLSRAVVVIDPQGKIVYEEQVSDISHEPNYEAAMKAVKM; via the coding sequence ATGGGCGGAAAACCGGTTCAAACCTATGCTCAGCTTCCCGCGCTCAATCAGCAGGCGCCGGATTTTACGTTGACGGATGTGGACATGAAGAATCAAAACCTGGCGTCTTACAAAGGAAAATATTTGATTCTGAATATTTTTCCGAGCGTTGATACGGGCGTTTGTTCGGCTTCCGTGCGCCATTTTAACGAAGATGCCGCAAACCTTCCAAATACAATAGTTCTCTGCATTTCGAAAGATCTGCCTTTTGCGCAGAAAAGATTTTGCGGCGCCGAAGGAATTAAAAATGTGGTGATGCTCTCGGACTTCCGTTCGGATTTCGGTAAAACCTACGGCGTGGAAATCACCAATTCTGCGATGAAAGGCCTCTTGAGCCGCGCGGTTGTCGTGATTGATCCGCAGGGGAAAATTGTTTATGAAGAACAGGTTTCCGATATTTCGCACGAGCCCAATTACGAAGCCGCAATGAAAGCGGTGAAAATGTAG
- a CDS encoding HYC_CC_PP family protein — MKKFLAILLTVFYFGSSSGMVFNLHYCLDEIFVSLTSTDKTCDICGTSKKKDCCKSEVKIAKTDVAQKANLLSLDTFAVYAVIVQNVFPAFSYPILQQNYFAVRINAPPQKAIPALFLTYCNFRI; from the coding sequence ATGAAAAAATTTCTTGCCATATTGCTGACTGTTTTCTATTTCGGATCTTCTTCCGGAATGGTGTTCAATCTGCATTATTGTCTGGATGAGATTTTTGTTTCGCTTACTTCAACGGATAAAACCTGCGATATCTGTGGGACGTCGAAAAAGAAGGACTGCTGTAAATCAGAGGTTAAAATTGCCAAAACCGATGTGGCGCAGAAAGCAAATCTTCTGTCTCTGGACACTTTTGCGGTATATGCCGTCATCGTTCAAAACGTATTTCCCGCGTTCTCCTACCCCATCCTTCAGCAAAATTATTTCGCGGTTCGCATTAATGCGCCGCCACAAAAAGCGATCCCGGCTTTATTTCTTACATACTGTAATTTTAGAATTTAG
- a CDS encoding DUF305 domain-containing protein, protein MKTSKENQNNHSSPYPKFFVMMAVSFLIMYGVMYLNTYELDHVYFSLTRFYMTCLMIATMAIVMLVFMLKMYQNKKMNTAIIAGSVILFFGALFLVRAQKPVDDLLWMRAMIPHHSIAILTSERADLKDPQVKELANSIITAQKKEIEEMKTMIKRLENEK, encoded by the coding sequence ATGAAAACTTCCAAAGAAAATCAAAATAATCATTCCAGTCCTTATCCGAAATTTTTTGTCATGATGGCAGTTTCGTTCCTCATTATGTACGGCGTGATGTATTTGAATACGTATGAGCTCGATCATGTTTACTTCAGCCTCACGCGATTTTATATGACGTGTTTGATGATTGCAACGATGGCAATTGTGATGCTTGTTTTTATGCTGAAAATGTATCAGAATAAAAAGATGAACACCGCGATTATTGCGGGCAGCGTCATTTTGTTTTTCGGTGCGCTTTTTCTCGTCCGCGCCCAAAAACCCGTTGATGATCTCCTTTGGATGCGCGCGATGATTCCGCATCATTCCATTGCGATCCTGACGAGCGAACGTGCGGACCTAAAAGACCCGCAGGTAAAGGAACTTGCAAACAGCATCATCACTGCGCAGAAAAAAGAGATTGAAGAAATGAAAACTATGATTAAACGCCTGGAGAATGAAAAATAA
- a CDS encoding DUF3347 domain-containing protein: MKKLIFTTLFSVFSIISLSAQQKDASLSKMYQSYLNIKNALVSDQSDEASKAANTFLKSASMVDYKVLSEGNLDLLRKEASKIADSRSIEMQREAFNNLSKNMIALTGKHKLADESIFVQYCPMAKASWLSAEKNVKNPYYGKSMLTCGSVKAEIK, translated from the coding sequence ATGAAAAAATTAATTTTCACAACCCTGTTCTCTGTATTTTCTATCATAAGCCTGTCTGCGCAGCAGAAAGACGCTTCCCTTTCCAAAATGTATCAGAGTTATCTCAACATCAAAAATGCACTCGTGTCCGATCAGTCCGACGAGGCTTCGAAAGCTGCCAATACTTTTCTAAAGTCTGCTTCGATGGTGGATTACAAAGTACTGTCGGAAGGTAATCTGGATCTTCTTCGGAAAGAAGCCTCAAAAATCGCCGACAGCCGGAGCATAGAAATGCAGCGCGAAGCCTTTAACAACCTTTCTAAAAACATGATCGCACTTACCGGAAAACACAAGCTTGCAGACGAATCTATATTTGTGCAGTATTGCCCGATGGCAAAGGCCAGCTGGTTAAGCGCCGAAAAAAATGTTAAAAATCCGTACTACGGAAAGTCCATGTTGACGTGCGGAAGTGTGAAAGCTGAAATTAAATAA
- a CDS encoding urocanate hydratase translates to MTFQDQLQQGIPAELPSKKPYDPQINHAPKRKEILSDEEKKLALKNALRYFEPKFHAELLPEFKAELETYGRIYMYRFRPDYEMKARPIGDYPGKSDQAKAIMLMIQNNLDYAVAQHPHELITYGGNGAVFQNWAQYLLTMKYLSEMTDEQTLTMYSGHPMGLFPSHKEAPRVVVTNGMVIPNYSKPDDWEKMNALGVSQYGQMTAGSYMYIGPQGIVHGTTITVLNAFRKIKKEPVGGLFVTSGLGGMSGAQPKAGNIAGCITVCAEVNPKITKIRHDQKWIDEIIEDLDDLVSRVKKAKENKETVSLAFLGNIVEVWEKFDGENLKIDIGSDQTSLHNPWAGGYYPVGISFEEANKMMAKDPALFKEKVQETLRRHAAAINQHTAKGTYFFDYGNAFLLEASRAGAAVMAENGIDFRYPSYVQDIMGPMCFDYGFGPFRWVCASGEPKDLSKTDEIACAVLEEIKKTSPPEIQQQMADNIQWIKGAQENKLVVGSQARILYADAEGRMKIAAAFNSAIKKGEIGAVVLGRDHHDVSGTDSPYRETSNIYDGSKFTADMAIQNVIGDSFRGATWVSIHNGGGVGWGEVINGGFGMLLDGSEDADRRLKSMLFWDVNNGISRRSWARNEGAVFAIKRAMEAEPNLKVTLPNIVDEGLF, encoded by the coding sequence ATGACCTTTCAAGACCAGCTCCAACAGGGAATTCCGGCTGAACTCCCTTCCAAAAAGCCCTACGACCCACAAATCAATCATGCGCCAAAACGCAAAGAAATCCTTAGCGACGAAGAAAAAAAGCTGGCTTTGAAAAATGCGCTGCGCTACTTCGAACCCAAATTTCACGCGGAATTGCTGCCGGAATTTAAAGCCGAACTCGAAACATACGGCCGGATCTACATGTATCGTTTTCGCCCCGATTATGAAATGAAAGCCCGTCCGATCGGCGATTATCCCGGAAAGTCCGATCAGGCAAAAGCAATCATGTTGATGATTCAGAACAATTTGGATTACGCCGTGGCTCAGCATCCGCACGAACTCATCACGTACGGCGGAAACGGTGCGGTTTTCCAGAATTGGGCACAATATCTTCTGACCATGAAATATTTATCGGAAATGACAGACGAGCAGACATTGACGATGTATTCCGGACATCCGATGGGACTTTTTCCGAGCCATAAAGAAGCGCCGAGAGTCGTGGTGACCAACGGGATGGTTATTCCAAATTATTCCAAACCCGACGACTGGGAAAAAATGAATGCGCTGGGCGTGTCGCAGTACGGACAAATGACCGCCGGAAGTTATATGTACATCGGCCCGCAGGGAATTGTGCACGGAACCACGATTACCGTTCTCAATGCTTTTCGAAAAATTAAAAAAGAACCCGTTGGCGGTTTATTCGTGACGTCCGGCTTGGGCGGAATGTCCGGCGCACAGCCAAAAGCCGGAAATATTGCGGGCTGCATCACCGTTTGTGCGGAGGTTAACCCGAAAATTACGAAGATTCGCCACGACCAAAAATGGATCGACGAAATCATCGAAGATTTGGACGACTTGGTTTCCCGCGTCAAAAAAGCCAAAGAAAATAAGGAAACCGTTTCCCTAGCTTTCCTCGGAAATATTGTTGAGGTTTGGGAAAAATTCGACGGAGAAAATTTAAAAATCGATATTGGATCGGATCAGACTTCCCTTCACAATCCGTGGGCCGGCGGGTATTATCCTGTGGGAATTTCTTTTGAAGAAGCCAACAAAATGATGGCCAAAGATCCGGCTCTGTTCAAAGAAAAAGTTCAGGAAACCTTACGCAGACATGCCGCTGCCATCAATCAACATACTGCAAAAGGCACGTATTTTTTCGATTATGGAAACGCCTTTTTACTCGAAGCCAGCAGAGCCGGCGCAGCTGTGATGGCGGAAAACGGCATCGATTTCCGCTACCCGAGCTATGTGCAGGATATTATGGGGCCAATGTGTTTTGATTATGGTTTTGGCCCTTTTCGTTGGGTTTGTGCCAGCGGAGAACCCAAAGACCTGTCAAAAACCGACGAAATCGCGTGTGCTGTTTTAGAGGAAATTAAGAAAACATCGCCGCCTGAAATTCAGCAGCAGATGGCCGATAATATTCAGTGGATCAAAGGAGCGCAGGAAAACAAGCTTGTTGTGGGTTCGCAGGCCAGGATTTTGTACGCCGATGCAGAAGGGAGAATGAAAATTGCCGCCGCTTTCAACAGCGCCATCAAAAAAGGCGAAATTGGCGCAGTGGTCTTGGGGCGTGATCACCACGATGTTTCGGGCACCGACTCGCCGTACCGCGAAACATCGAATATTTACGACGGCTCCAAATTTACGGCGGATATGGCCATCCAGAATGTGATTGGCGACAGTTTCCGTGGTGCAACCTGGGTTTCCATTCACAACGGCGGCGGCGTTGGGTGGGGCGAAGTTATCAACGGCGGTTTCGGCATGTTGCTCGACGGGTCCGAAGACGCGGACCGACGGTTAAAATCGATGCTTTTCTGGGATGTGAACAACGGGATTTCGCGCAGAAGCTGGGCAAGAAATGAAGGCGCGGTCTTTGCCATCAAACGTGCGATGGAAGCGGAGCCAAATTTAAAAGTGACGCTGCCGAATATTGTGGATGAAGGTTTATTTTAA